Proteins from one Burkholderia sp. genomic window:
- a CDS encoding glycosyltransferase family 1 protein, protein MKILTLSTYPIGTPAHGGQHRLSNIVRALCEAGHEVQVAGVLGSEQYTAEEYFCDYPGDAQLRRYIKNPLLMEDWAIGKLYADDDEAYRQLAAHIDPAPDLIFVENPWLFNFAKRYVLENRLPETKLFYGSENIEHRLRHEIVLKYLNVEAAQTARRLIFETELVTLRNADGVCAVSRDDLAWVQSHTSAKCVLAQNGVAHRVTTDEGIEQANRIIQHRKAAILCASAHPPNIFSFYDMFSGGVGCFTPDESLVLVGGIGPLIVADSRFARTAGLSRSVIAAGVVSDACLQGLLTIAHAVILPITQGGGTNLKTAEALWAGRHVVTTSVALRGFESFRAARGINVADDSRSFLSSLRNVMATAPLRLSREEQARRTSVLWEDTLTDLVVAIGNFDRSSDGESASKRQLPTLK, encoded by the coding sequence ATGAAAATCCTTACGCTCAGCACCTATCCGATTGGCACACCTGCCCATGGCGGCCAGCATCGACTCTCGAACATCGTACGCGCGTTGTGCGAGGCAGGGCACGAAGTGCAAGTCGCCGGCGTGCTCGGAAGCGAGCAGTACACGGCGGAGGAGTACTTCTGCGACTATCCGGGCGATGCCCAGCTAAGGCGTTATATCAAGAATCCCTTGCTGATGGAGGATTGGGCAATTGGCAAGCTGTATGCGGATGATGACGAGGCCTATCGCCAACTGGCGGCACATATCGATCCAGCACCGGATCTGATTTTCGTCGAGAACCCGTGGTTGTTCAACTTTGCGAAGCGCTATGTGCTCGAGAACCGGCTACCCGAGACCAAGCTCTTTTACGGCTCGGAAAATATCGAGCACCGCCTTCGGCATGAAATTGTGCTCAAGTACCTGAATGTCGAGGCAGCGCAGACAGCGCGACGCCTGATTTTTGAGACCGAACTGGTGACGCTCAGGAATGCGGACGGTGTATGCGCGGTGTCGCGCGACGATCTCGCATGGGTGCAGTCGCACACCTCCGCGAAATGCGTGCTGGCTCAGAACGGCGTGGCGCATCGCGTCACGACCGACGAAGGGATCGAGCAGGCCAACCGCATCATCCAGCACCGCAAGGCCGCCATACTTTGTGCCTCGGCCCATCCACCGAATATCTTCAGTTTTTACGACATGTTTTCTGGTGGCGTGGGCTGCTTCACGCCAGACGAGTCACTTGTGCTGGTCGGCGGCATCGGTCCTTTGATCGTCGCTGATTCCCGCTTTGCGCGAACCGCGGGCCTGAGCCGTTCGGTGATCGCCGCGGGTGTGGTGAGCGATGCCTGCCTGCAAGGACTGCTGACAATTGCCCATGCCGTGATCCTGCCGATCACGCAGGGTGGCGGAACCAACCTGAAGACTGCCGAAGCGCTGTGGGCGGGCAGGCACGTCGTCACGACCTCGGTCGCTCTGCGTGGTTTCGAGAGCTTCCGCGCCGCGCGCGGCATCAATGTGGCGGACGACAGCAGATCATTCCTGTCTTCGCTGCGAAATGTCATGGCGACCGCGCCTTTGAGATTGAGTCGTGAGGAACAGGCCCGGCGTACCTCGGTGCTTTGGGAAGATACTCTGACGGATCTAGTGGTCGCGATCGGCAATTTCGATCGATCATCGGATGGCGAATCCGCCTCGAAGCGTCAGCTACCCACACTTAAGTAA
- a CDS encoding IS5 family transposase, producing the protein MRKDIHKKGEPKARYRVRNWAAYNEGLISRGNVTIWIDEAVLARMPDAIPTRGRPCVYGDTLIQALLGVKTVYRLTLRALQGFTQSLRDLAFPSLPVPNYTTLCRRAKTLDVELPILRDNEPIHLVVDSTGLKVYGEGEWKVRQHGYSKRRTWRKVHLALNANTGQVHAALMTNQNVADGDALAKLLDQIPREEQIDVIGGDGAYDTKPCHAAIAARSAIPSIPPREGAAHWPADMPGAAWRNGAVDAIARDGRREWKQHSGYHRRSLAENAMYRFKTLTGHCLWARHIAAQATEVAVRVGVINRMADLARPQSVRIA; encoded by the coding sequence ATGCGCAAGGACATACACAAGAAAGGTGAGCCGAAGGCACGCTACCGTGTCAGGAATTGGGCGGCCTATAATGAAGGCCTGATCAGCCGGGGGAACGTAACAATATGGATAGATGAAGCCGTCCTTGCCAGAATGCCCGATGCCATACCCACACGTGGTCGCCCGTGTGTATACGGCGATACGCTGATTCAGGCATTACTTGGCGTGAAGACCGTCTATCGACTGACCTTGCGCGCCCTGCAAGGTTTCACCCAAAGTCTGCGCGATTTGGCCTTCCCGAGCTTGCCGGTGCCGAATTACACCACGCTCTGTCGTCGGGCAAAAACGCTTGATGTCGAACTGCCGATCCTTCGTGACAATGAACCGATCCATCTGGTTGTCGACAGCACCGGTCTGAAGGTCTATGGAGAAGGTGAATGGAAGGTGCGCCAGCACGGCTACTCGAAGCGGCGCACGTGGCGTAAAGTCCATCTCGCGCTCAACGCGAATACAGGTCAAGTGCATGCCGCGCTAATGACGAATCAGAATGTGGCTGACGGTGACGCTCTGGCCAAGTTGCTCGACCAGATTCCACGCGAAGAACAAATCGATGTCATTGGCGGTGACGGTGCCTACGACACCAAGCCATGCCATGCGGCCATTGCTGCACGCAGTGCTATTCCTTCGATTCCGCCACGCGAGGGTGCCGCTCATTGGCCAGCGGATATGCCCGGTGCGGCGTGGCGTAATGGCGCGGTTGATGCAATTGCCCGTGACGGTCGTCGAGAATGGAAGCAACACAGTGGCTACCACCGGCGATCGCTTGCCGAGAATGCGATGTATCGGTTCAAGACCCTCACCGGCCACTGTCTCTGGGCGCGTCACATCGCCGCGCAGGCGACCGAGGTCGCCGTTCGCGTCGGCGTCATCAACCGCATGGCGGACCTCGCTCGTCCGCAATCCGTTCGTATCGCCTGA
- a CDS encoding ABC transporter ATP-binding protein — MSSPSESLLELRDVDFGYSVDRLVLSNLNLRFGRGQIMAVMGGSGCGKTTVLRLIGGLVRASRGQVLFDGADIGAQSRAGLYALRRKMGMLFQCGALFTDMSVFDNVAFVLREHTDLPESLIRDLVLMKLNAVGLRGARDLMPSEVSGGMARRVALARAIALDPQLIMYDEPFSGLDPISLGITANLIRTLNQALGATSILVTHEVPESFAIADYVYFLGNGGVLAQGTPDELRTSTEPSVRQFIGGIHDGPFQFHYTSPPLEADFGLGGGLP, encoded by the coding sequence GTGAGCTCTCCTTCCGAGTCTCTGCTGGAACTTCGCGACGTCGACTTCGGCTATAGCGTTGACCGGCTCGTCCTTTCGAATCTAAACTTGCGCTTCGGGCGCGGGCAGATCATGGCAGTGATGGGCGGGTCCGGCTGTGGCAAGACGACGGTGCTGCGGCTGATCGGCGGCCTGGTCCGGGCTAGCCGCGGCCAGGTGCTGTTCGACGGTGCTGATATCGGTGCGCAGTCGCGCGCAGGTCTCTATGCGCTGCGCCGCAAGATGGGCATGCTGTTCCAGTGCGGCGCCCTCTTTACCGACATGTCGGTGTTCGATAATGTCGCTTTTGTGCTACGCGAGCATACCGATTTGCCCGAATCGCTGATTCGCGACCTTGTGCTGATGAAGCTCAACGCTGTTGGCCTGCGCGGCGCGCGCGACCTGATGCCCTCCGAAGTGTCAGGTGGCATGGCTCGCCGTGTCGCTCTGGCACGCGCGATCGCGCTCGATCCACAGCTGATCATGTACGACGAGCCCTTCTCCGGGCTCGATCCCATCTCATTGGGTATTACCGCGAACCTGATCCGCACGCTGAACCAGGCGCTGGGCGCGACTTCGATTCTGGTCACCCACGAGGTGCCCGAATCGTTCGCGATCGCAGATTATGTCTACTTCCTCGGCAACGGAGGCGTGCTCGCCCAAGGCACGCCCGATGAGCTACGCACCTCGACCGAGCCGAGCGTGCGCCAATTTATCGGCGGCATCCACGACGGTCCGTTCCAGTTCCACTATACCAGCCCGCCGCTCGAGGCG
- a CDS encoding DUF4214 domain-containing protein, whose translation MRADQKYRLDDFLSMYDRDFVRAAYVGLLKRVPDEWGERHYLARVRAGVSKVRILSDIARSEEAKQYAIEVAGLRSAATVDRIFAIPVLGGLIQSVCFLGHINQHLRDLRALENYMVRMGEEMQHHSWVRVDQSDESRHTRKNE comes from the coding sequence GTGCGCGCGGACCAGAAATATCGCCTCGACGATTTTCTGTCCATGTATGACAGGGATTTTGTGCGTGCCGCCTACGTTGGGCTGTTGAAACGTGTGCCCGACGAATGGGGCGAACGGCATTACCTGGCGAGGGTTCGGGCTGGTGTCAGCAAGGTTCGAATTCTGTCCGACATCGCCAGGTCCGAAGAAGCAAAACAATACGCGATCGAGGTCGCGGGGCTTCGTTCCGCAGCGACAGTCGATAGAATCTTCGCGATTCCTGTGCTTGGTGGCTTGATCCAGAGTGTGTGTTTTCTCGGCCACATCAATCAGCATCTTCGCGATCTGCGCGCCCTCGAGAACTACATGGTTCGCATGGGCGAGGAAATGCAACATCATTCCTGGGTTCGCGTCGACCAGTCGGATGAGTCTCGCCACACAAGGAAAAATGAATGA